From Bacteroidales bacterium, the proteins below share one genomic window:
- a CDS encoding dienelactone hydrolase family protein has product MNYLLYLPKKYDKSSYKKLPLILFLHGAHERGNDIEIVKKHGPPKVAEEMKLPFIIVSPQCPLHEHWEPNVLDNLLNEIIKKYAVDTKRIYLTGLSMGGFATWQMAIRDPEKFTAIAPICGGGNPNEAYKLKNLPIWNFHGALDTIIPIKNSEEMVEAVKKVGGNIKFTVYSGVGHDSWTETYNNPELYKWFLKHEK; this is encoded by the coding sequence ATGAATTACCTTTTATATTTGCCAAAAAAATACGATAAATCTTCATATAAAAAATTGCCATTGATTTTATTCCTGCATGGTGCACATGAAAGAGGCAATGATATTGAAATTGTAAAAAAACATGGACCTCCGAAAGTTGCTGAAGAAATGAAATTGCCGTTTATTATTGTCAGCCCACAATGTCCTTTACATGAACATTGGGAACCAAATGTCTTAGATAATTTATTAAATGAAATAATAAAAAAGTATGCTGTTGATACAAAACGTATCTATTTAACCGGATTGAGCATGGGAGGTTTTGCCACATGGCAAATGGCAATCAGAGATCCTGAAAAATTTACAGCAATAGCTCCAATTTGTGGAGGGGGAAACCCTAATGAAGCATATAAATTAAAAAATTTACCTATATGGAATTTTCATGGAGCTTTAGATACAATCATTCCAATTAAAAATTCGGAAGAAATGGTAGAAGCTGTAAAAAAAGTGGGAGGTAATATAAAATTTACAGTTTATTCCGGAGTCGGACATGATTCATGGACAGAAACTTATAACAATCCTGAACTATATAAATGGTTTTTAAAACACGAAAAATAA